Genomic segment of uncultured Umboniibacter sp.:
GAATTAATTCCAGCCGCCGTGGCATCCAAAATTGAGCAGCGTGTCCCTGACGCCGTATTATTCTGCGAAAACAAAGATGTGTTCGAACTGAGCGAAGAAGAGAAGGATTGGTACCAAGATTTTGAAATCCCTGACGACCTCGACTGGTAGCATTCCAGAGAGATGTTTTTTTGCATCCAAATAAGTGGCTCTGCCGTCTATTAAGGTAAGCAAGAAAAATTCATCTTAATAAGGAATGTAATCATGACTGAAGTTATCGCAATTTTAACGGTTTTCGGCGTTCCAGCGCTCGTACTCACTTACTTTATTCGAGCTCGAACCGCATATCGCCTCGCGATGCAGGAGACGCTTCGTTTGGCTATAGAAAAAGGCGAGACCTTGACGACCGAAACACTAGAAAATCTCAACAGAACTCGTCGAGCACCCGATGCCGACCGCCGAACCGCGTTGATTCTTCTCAGCCTGGGTGCGGCTGCGATGGCTGTTGGCTTCATGAATGGAGATCTTGAAGGATTTAAATATGCCGGTATTTTCCCATTCTGCATGGGCATAGCACTGCTACTTAACTACCAACTCCGTACTACTCAAGAAGCCTAATTTTAGTTAAGTGAACAACACAAAGCCTTCAGTTTATTGAGGGCTTCGTTGTTTCAGTTGTATCTATCCACTCCCACGACTATAATCAGGTTGAACTGACGTCATTCATACAGCTTACTCGGGGGGCAAATGAACATAACGTCCTTCAAGCGTCTAACTGTTATCGCCGTACTAGCCATTTTGGTTAGCCTGCCTATTCTTTCGTCTTTTCATAACATTGACCACCCTGGGCACACCCACGGAGAAATCTGTGTAAGTTGTGCGGTGATTGATGGTTCGTCGAAAGCGGTTAACACCACTTTAGACTTTGCCCACCGTGTCGTTTCAGACTTATTCGATTGGGCATTCCAGCAAGTAACTCCCACATTTGAACTTGCCGAGCAGCCCAAGGCAAGAGCACCGCCCTCGTCCACCTCTATTAGCTAAACCACGCTCAAACGCAAAACATATCTAATAGCACTAGCCTGCTGGGAAAAATCCCTGCAGCGTTATGGACGATTTTTAAATGAAAACTAAAACATCTAACATCTCAAAAACTACCTCTCTCAGCAGCGCAATCGCTTTCGCTTCGTTGGCATCAACACCCGTTCTGGCTCAATCAGACATTAACATTTCTGCGGTCCTTGATGGGTACTACCAAGAGGACGCATTAAGTGAAGGATTGCGCGAGGACGGATTCAATCTAGGGCACTCGGAACTTGCTATCTCTGCACCCGTTGATGATTCCTTTTACGGCAAAATGACATTGGTCGTCGCTTCGCACGAAGGTGAAGTTGAAGTTGAGCTTGAGGAAGCCTTCATTCAAACCACAGCATTACCTGCAGGCTTTGGTATCAGAGCGGGACGCATGCTGTCGGATATTGGCTATTTAAATAACCAGCATTTGCATACTGATTCTTTCAGCGAGCGCCCTATCGCCTATCGTGCCATGTTGGGTTCACATTATGCTGACGATGGTATTCGTGTTAACTGGGTCGCTCCTACAGAGACTTACCTCGCCTTTGGTGCAGAAGCGTTTTCAGGAGACGCTCTGGCACTGGAAGACGCCGAGGCTTCAGATAGCAGCATTGGTGTATCGACGCTCTATGCAAAACTTGGCGGTGACATTGGTGCATCAAGTAGCTGGCAGTTGGGTGCCGCTTATCTCCGCAATGAAAATGCTCAACGTCATTTAGAAGAGCACGATGATCATGGCGAACACGAAGAGCACGAAGAGCACGAAGAGCACGAAGAGCACGAAGAGCATGGTGATGTCGACGCACACGATGACCATGCTCATGGCCACGGTCCTGCGTATGGCGGCAAGAACATGGCAATCTTCGATGCCACCTACAAATGGGCGCCAAATGGCAACTACAAGTATCAGAGCCTTTCACTAAGCGCTGAACTGCTAATCGCCGACGACCTCTACGAGGAAGTCGATTTAGATGAGCAAAACACCGGTTGGTACGTGTCTGGTATTTACCAGATCAATCCAAATTGGTCAGTTGCTTCGCGCTACGGTAAATTCAAAGGCTGGAGCTTCCATGAATTCCATACTGAAGCTGATGGCACCACCGTTGCTGAGTTCGAAGCGGAAGAGACAACTAACACTAGCCTTTCCGTTGGCTGGCATCCGTCACACTTTTCGGTGATTCGATTATTTGCCGCGAAAGAAGAAATTTCCGGGGACTCATCAAGCAGTGACACTGTTGTCGGCATTAGCTTTAACACTGCCATAGGAGCTCACGGTGCACACGCCTATTAAAAAAATGGTGTTGGGGGCGGCGCTTATAGCAGCGTCCGCCACCTCTCAAGCACTAAATATCTTCGCCTGCGAACCAGAGTGGGCGGCCCTAGCTAAAGAGATTGCGCCGGATGCTAGCATCTATGCCGCCACTAGCGCACTGCAAGATCCTCACAACGTTCAAGCAAGACCCAGTCTGATTGCACAGTTTCGCCGTGCCGACTTGGCGATTTGCTCGGGGGCGGAACTCGAAGTTGGCTGGTTACCGATGCTGCAAATGAAGGCGAATAACCGCGATCTACGAACAGGTCAACCGGGTATGTTTTTCGCCGCGGAAGTAGTGGAGACGTTGGATAAACTGGAACGAGTAGATCGCTCAATGGGTGATGTGCATGCCGCTGGTAATCCTCATTTCCACCTCTCCCCAAGCCGGGTTGAGTTGGTGGCTAAGGAGTTGACTAAACGCCTTGGTGAGGTCGACGGGGAGAATCGGGCGAGCTATCAGCAAAACCTGAGCGACTTTTTGACCAGATGGTCTACTGCAACGCAGCGCTGGGAAACACGTGCCGAGGTGCTTAATGGCAATAAATATATTGCCTATCACTCTAGCTTTCGCTATCTATTCGATTGGCTTTCGTTGGAACAGATTGGCGATTTGGAGCCTCAACCCGGCCTTCCGCCTACGCCTGCTCACCTCGCTTCACTGCTCGAATTGAGTCGCAGTGAAAACGTGGCCGCCATTGTCTACACTGGCTATCAAGATAGCCGGGGTGCCGAGTGGCTAAGTGAACGTACTGATATTGAAGAGAGCCAGCTATCTTATACAGCGAGTGAGGCCCATCCAAGCTTATTCGATGTTTATGAATCTCTAATCGATGAGTTAATGCGACTGCACGATGATAAATAGCGATCTCATTGGTATCCTTCTGCCCGCTCTCGTAGCGGGCCTTATTGTCCTGGCGACACATATTCCGCTTGGCAAGCAGGTACTCAAGCGCAATATTATCTTCATTGATCTCGCAATCGCTCAGATTGCGGCATTCGGCGCCATCTTGGCTGAACTCCATCACCACGAATGGACGTCAGAACACTGGCATTGGCTACTTCCCATCGCCTTCGCGCTCGCCGGCGCCCTGCTAATTAGTCAGTTGGAAAAGTTGGTTCGCCAAGAATTAGAGGCCTTTATTGGGTTGCTCTATGTCCTTGCTGCAGTCTGTGGCGTGCTAGTTCTAGCGGACTCACCCCATGGCGATGAATTACTTCAGTCGATGCTGGCGGGACAAATTCTCTGGACTGACTGGGGTGACCTCTTCGTTCCAGCCATTGTTTCTGCAGTGCTAGTAGGCTTATGGATATGGTTTCCACCTCAGCAAAACGCAACCATTTTCTACCTCAGTTTTGCCGTCGCAATCACCCTTAGCGTTCAACTTGTTGGTGTATATCTCGTCTTTACCAGCTTGATTGTCCCCGCGGTTGCCACCAGCGCACTGAAGAGCTATCGCACAACCATTGCGGTGATCATTGGCGTGCTAGGCTACTTCTTGGGTTTGCTAAGTTCTTTACTCTTCGACCTCCCCTCGGGCGCCGCCATCGTGGCAACGCTGATTACGGTAGGACTATGCAGCAAAGTCATCATCGCGCTCCTATACAGATTAGGAGCCGTTGCTAGCTCCTAGTTTAGTTAGAAGCTCGGTTAAGGTTGTCGCTGAATTTACTCCCAAGCGGCATCCTTTTTCCTTCCCTGCATCGTTTATGAATAACAACTTTTACCTGTACTACGCTGGATATTCCTTCGTCGAACACTCGGAAATTACCCACCATTTTAATCTTGACTAGTTTACTAGGTTATTTATAATGCGCGGCAGTACACGAGGTAAATTTCATGCGCTTAACTACCAAAGGTCGATATGCTGTAACGGCATTGCTAGATCTCGCAATTAATCAACGTAATGGCACGATTAGCTTGGCAGATATTTCTACACGTCAAGAGATCTCCTTATCCTATCTTGAGCAATTATTCTCTAAACTACGCAGACGTGGCTTAGTAAGCTCTGTGCGCGGTCCAGGTGGCGGCTATCGTTTAGCCGTGGATACCAACGATATCAACATTGCCGATATTGTCGACGCGGTTGACGAAAGCATTGATGCAACGAATTGTAACGGCCGAGGCAACTGCCACGAAGGCAACATGTGTTTAACACATCACCTATGGATGGACCTGAGTGTGCAGATTCGTGACTTCCTAAAAAGTATCTCTCTGGCCGCCCTCATCGAGCGCGAGGAGATCCGACGAATTTCAGTTCAACAACAGCAATTACAGACTAGCGGCAAGATCCCTCTAACCGCCATCTAGTTTAACCACTGGGTCTGTTCTGCCGCTGAGTAAGCGGCTTCTGATTTTTAGAGACTTATTATGACTGAACAAATAGATCAAGCCATCCAACGAGAGTACGAAGCGGGTTTCGTTACCGACGTGGAAACCGAAACCTTTGAGCCCGGGCTGAATGAAGATGTCATCCGCCGAATCAGCGCGATGAAGAATGAGCCTGAATGGATGCTTGAATGGCGCCTCGATGCTTACCGTGACTGGTGCAAAATGGAAGAGCCTGATTGGGCTCACGTTGAATATCCAAAGATTGATTTCCAAAAAATCGCCTACTATTCGGCACCTAAGAGTATGGCCGACAAGCCTCAAAGTCTTGATGAAGTTGACCCTGAACTATTGCGTACCTATGAGAAGCTGGGTATCCCCCTTGAAGAACAAAAGATGTTAGCTGGGGTAGCCATGGATGTGGTCTTCGACTCGGTTTCAGTCGTGACAACCTTCAAAGAGAAGCTCTACGAGGCAGGAGTCATCTTCTGCTCGATTTCCGAGGCTTTGCAGAAATATCCAGAACTCGTTAAACAGTACATCGGCAGCGTGGTTCCGAAAAAAGACAACTACTACGCAGCGCTAAATTGCGCCGTAT
This window contains:
- a CDS encoding DUF6249 domain-containing protein → MTEVIAILTVFGVPALVLTYFIRARTAYRLAMQETLRLAIEKGETLTTETLENLNRTRRAPDADRRTALILLSLGAAAMAVGFMNGDLEGFKYAGIFPFCMGIALLLNYQLRTTQEA
- a CDS encoding zinc ABC transporter substrate-binding protein; amino-acid sequence: MHTPIKKMVLGAALIAASATSQALNIFACEPEWAALAKEIAPDASIYAATSALQDPHNVQARPSLIAQFRRADLAICSGAELEVGWLPMLQMKANNRDLRTGQPGMFFAAEVVETLDKLERVDRSMGDVHAAGNPHFHLSPSRVELVAKELTKRLGEVDGENRASYQQNLSDFLTRWSTATQRWETRAEVLNGNKYIAYHSSFRYLFDWLSLEQIGDLEPQPGLPPTPAHLASLLELSRSENVAAIVYTGYQDSRGAEWLSERTDIEESQLSYTASEAHPSLFDVYESLIDELMRLHDDK
- a CDS encoding metal ABC transporter permease codes for the protein MINSDLIGILLPALVAGLIVLATHIPLGKQVLKRNIIFIDLAIAQIAAFGAILAELHHHEWTSEHWHWLLPIAFALAGALLISQLEKLVRQELEAFIGLLYVLAAVCGVLVLADSPHGDELLQSMLAGQILWTDWGDLFVPAIVSAVLVGLWIWFPPQQNATIFYLSFAVAITLSVQLVGVYLVFTSLIVPAVATSALKSYRTTIAVIIGVLGYFLGLLSSLLFDLPSGAAIVATLITVGLCSKVIIALLYRLGAVASS
- the iscR gene encoding Fe-S cluster assembly transcriptional regulator IscR, which translates into the protein MRLTTKGRYAVTALLDLAINQRNGTISLADISTRQEISLSYLEQLFSKLRRRGLVSSVRGPGGGYRLAVDTNDINIADIVDAVDESIDATNCNGRGNCHEGNMCLTHHLWMDLSVQIRDFLKSISLAALIEREEIRRISVQQQQLQTSGKIPLTAI